In Arthrobacter sp. MN05-02, the genomic stretch CAAATGGTCACAGGCCTTCTCCAGTCAGGTCCCAGCGACACCTGATCGCCTTCCCGTTCACCGGCGGGCTGCAGGGAACTCCTGCTTGAAATGGCGCTGCGCGCGGTGTTTTGCTGTGGAGGCCGGCACCGCCGGCCGGGTGTCGCCGTTCCGAGGGAGCTGCAGCGGCGCACCGTCGACGACACGGGACGGACGTGAAACGGGATGGCGTGGCTCTTCGTGGACAAGCACGCGGCGGTGTGGGACGACGACGCCGATGTCCAGGCGGCGATCGGAGCACTCAAGGTTCGACTGGACCAGCACGCCGAGGTGCACCTGTCGATCCAGAGCAAGGGCCTGAAGGGGCCGGTCTTCGTCATCACCAGGGAGACGGTGCTCAGCTCGCCCGAGCTGAGCAATCGCTTCAACGCGGACCTCTTCGCCGAGCTCACGACGCCGACCGCGCGGAGCAGCCCGACCATCCACTGGTTCTCGGACGGGCGCGGCTTCGTCTCGGAGACGAACAGCCGCATGTGGTGAGGAGCCGGCCCTTCCCGTCCTTCGAGCCGGGGTGAGAACCGGCGCATAGTCTGGGATCAGTCGTCCACCGATCCGATCCTCCCGGAGGTAGTCATGCCCGTCTCTCCGCGCCCGCTGCGCAAGCTCGGCTTCCTCACGATCGGCCTGTTCGATCCGGCGGATCCTGCCGCCGGGCACGAGTCGACCCTGCGGATCATCGAACTCGGAGAACGGTTGGGGTTCGACAGCGCCTGGTTGCGCCACCGTCACCTGCAGTTCGGCATCTCCTCCCCGATCGCGATGATGGCCGCGGCGAGCCAGCGGACCTCCCGGATCGAGATCGGCACGGCGGTGACACCGCTGGGTTGGGAGAATCCGTTGCGCCTGGCCGAGGATCTTGCCACCGTCGACCTGCTCGCCGGTGGGCGGATCAACCCCGGTCTGAGCGTGGGGGAACCGATGCACTACGACACCGTGAAGCACGAGCTGTACCCGGACTCGGCGGATGTGGAGGCCTTCGGCTACGCCCGCGCGGAGCGGCTCGCGCGGATGATCGCGGGGGAACCGGTCCGGGAGTTCTCAGGACGACAGGGCGTCGTCGAGGAGTTCTCGGACCGCGTCGAACCACACTCCCCCGGACTGCGTCGACGTCTCTGGTACGGGGCCGGGAGCACCCGATCAGCGCTCTGGGCCGGAGCCAACGGCTTCAATCTGCTCTCCAGCAGCGTGATCTTCCCCGACGAGGGCCAGGAACCGGACTTCGCCCGTATCCAGCAGGCCCAGATCCGCGCCTACCGCAAAGCCGCGGACTCACCGAACGTGCACGGACCCGCTCGCGTCTCCCAGGGCCTGGTCGTCATCCCCACCGACTCCGCAACACCGGCGCAGCGGAAGAAGTACCAGCAGTACGTCGATGCACGCCTGCCCCGCACGCGGGAGCCGCAGGGACCCAGGGGCATGCTGTTCGCCCCCGACCTCATCGGCACCAGCGAACAGATCGCCGAGCAACTCCACGCACACGCAGGCTTCCAGGAAGTCGACGAAGTCGCCTTCGCCCTGCCCTTCAGTTTCGACCACCAGGACTACGTCCAGATCCTCACCGACATCGCCGAAAGCTGGGGCCCGCACTCGGGTGGACTCCCGCGGGCGTCGAGCGGGCCGTCCGGTAGGTCCTCGTAGCGGTTCGCGGATCGGAAGTACACATCGGCGGTCGATCCGACGGGATCCGGAGGGCCGGCGGGACCTCCTTTACCGTTGACACTGACCGCTTCGACCTCGGAGGCATCCTTGGCGACCCTGCACGAACGCGCACCGACCGTCCCGGCGACCCGATCCGGAGCCATCGACGCACTCCGCGTCCTCGCGGTCGTCGCGGTCGTCACGGGCCACGTCTGGGCGGGCCCGCTCGTCGACGCCGGCCTCTACACCTGGCACGTCCCCGCGTTCTTCCTGCTCTCCCGGGTACCTCTGGAAGACCCGAGAAACGCACGCACGACGGGCCGTCGCAGCGGAAGCGAAGAAGCGCTTCAGGACCATCATGACGCCCTACGTGGCATGGCTGGTCCTGACCCTCCTCGTTCACGTACCCCTCCACATCCAGCGCGGCACGCTGACGACCGACGCCGTGATCCTGCCCCTCATCGGCGGGTCCCTCAACGCGGGGCCGTTCGGCGCCTACTGGTTCATGAGTGCGCTGTTCGTCTCGGCCGTCATGTTCCGGGCGCTGGAGCGGGTTCCCATCGTCCTCCGGGCCGCACTCATCGCGACGATCACGGCCGTCACCTACCTGTTCGGGGACGTCCTCGCCCCACTCCCCCTGTCGCTCGGGGTTGCCGGCGCCGCGCTGATCTTCCTGCTCGCGGGTCAGGGACTCCGGCGCGTCCGGAGCCGGGTGGGAGCGCCGATCCGGGTGGGCGCAGCGTGCCTCGTCGCGGGTGCCGCACCTGTCCTCGCCGGTGTGTCTGCGCCTCTGGACATGAAGTACAACCAGCTCGGCACACCGGTCCTCAGCATCGTCGTGGCGGTGCTGATCAGTTCCGGCCTCGTCCTGATCCTCGAGGGGGCGTGTTCGCCCGGCTGCCGGCATGGGTCCACGCCATGTCCACCAGGCTCGCCGCGGGCTGCCTGATGGTGGTGCTGACCCACACCTACGTGCTGTGGTTGCTTGCTGTCCCCGACACGGAGCGATCGGTCTGGGTGCTGATCGTGGCGCTGGTCCTGCCGTGGGCCGTCGCGATGATCCTCAACCGGACACCGCTCTCTCCCGTCCTCCTCGGAGCACCGCGCGCGAGGTGAACACCCCGGCGGCTGAACGCCTCCTCGAGAACTGAGGGTCCCTAGCGCCCCAGCGAGCGGCCGATCTGCCGGATAGCGGCATCGTAGGCCGCGTCCCAGGTCCAGCCCGCCGCCGGCGCACCGGCCAGCTCAAGTGACACCAGCCCGTGGACCTGACCCCACACGACGCCGACTATCGAAGCGATCTCATGATCCGCTGCTTCGGGCAATGCTGCGGCCACCGCTTCGAACAGCGGCGTGATCGACGGCTCGGTGGCAGCCGGCGTCGGCCGGCACGGTACCTGACCGGCCAGAGGGCCGGCGAACATCAGGCCGTAGAGGATCGGATGCTCCAGCGCCCAGGTTCGGTAGGCCCGGCCCAGGGCTTCGAGGCCGCCAGCAGCGGCCTCCTGCTGGGAGGCGGCGAAGGAAGCAAAGCCGTCGTTGAGCACGGCGGTCAACAGTTCCGCCTTGCCTCCGAAGAGCGAGTACACCGCCGTCGTCGACGTCCCGGCAGTAGCGGCGATGGTGCGCAGTGACACGGAGGCGGCGCCGTCGCGGGCGATGAGGGAGGCTGCGGTGTCGAGGAGCCTGCGACGCAGGGTCTCATCATGGGCTATGGGTCTTGCCATGGGACCAGTATTCCATAACACTGTTTTGTAACAGCGTTATGAGAGGAGAGGCACATGACGAAGCAAGTGTACGCAGGACGTTTCACTGCCGATCCCGAGGGTGGCCCGGTAACGGTCTTCCTGATCGGGATGCGCGCCAACCGGTGGTGGAAGTTCGGGACGGTGGCACGGGTGGGCGCGGCCATGCCCAGGATGCTCGCCCATCTGGCCGCAACGCCGGAGGCCGGACTGCTGAGCTACGAGCAGTGGATCGGGCGGACCACCATCATTGTCAGCTACTGGAAGAGCCCGGAGCATCTGCAGCGGTTCGCGGCCGACCGGTCGGCGCCGCACCTCGAGCCCTGGCGCCGGTTCATGCGCGAATCCGCCGGCACCGGAGACGTCGGCGTATGGCACGAAACGTACGAGACGATGCCGGGTGGCAGGGAAAGCGTGTACAGCGACATGCCCGTCTTCGGACTGGCAACGGCCATAGGCCATGTACCGGTAGGAGTGGGACTGAACACCGCGCGCCAGCGCCTGAAGGCGGACGAGGTCGGGCGGCGTCTGCCGGAGTGAGCCGTTCCCGCCAAATCTCGGAGGAGAACTCGCCCAGCGGAAGAGACATCCGACGCCGGCGCTGTGCAGGATCGAGCCACCGGCCAGCGTCATCGGCGGATCGCTTCACGATCGCGTCATGTACTGGGCGCTTCCTCCTCTGTGCCTTCTCCGTATATAAGCGGCAGAGCACGCCCTGAGTCAGTCCTGCACACGTGGTCCGCGGTTCGGGCCGGACAAGGGCTATACGTTGAAGCGGAACTCCACCACGTTCCGTTACCGAGTAATGTTATGTAACCCCTGAACTCCTAAGGAACTCGCCGTGGAAAGCTTACGCATCCACGTCCGCGAGGTGCCGCAGGAAAGTTGTCAGAGCTTCTTCCGGCCCAGATTACGCTGGCTCCGAACGGCGAGATAGCGGGTGGAATCTGGGCCTTCGAAGGTGGCGACGCGTTCTACAGACATTCCTGTACGGCAGCCGCGGTTTGACCCTGAGGACCTGAGGCCACTTCTGGCCAGCGGCTCAGGACCCCATAGGGAAGGCTGCCGAGTCGATTGGGCCTCCTCGGCAAGGCTCCCCGTCCTCTGCCGGGTTGGTAGCGATAGCGGGTGAGCGAGCCACCCGTCGATTGCAGGTGCTCCGCGCGGGTTCGCCCACAAATTCACAGTGCCTCATAGATCCCCCTCACCTAGCCTTCACCTGGCCGCTCTGCAGCGCTGAAAGTCCACACGCATTAGCCTAAACGTATGAACAGTGACTTAGAACTGTTGAACGTCCGCGAGACCGCTCGTCGGCTTGGGGTACACGAAAATACGGTGCGGGCGTACGCCAAGCAAGGACTGCTTCCGGACGCGCGGGTGACGGGGACGTCGTTTTACAAATTCCGCGCGATCGACGTGGAGCGCCTTAAGGCACAGCGAGGAGCACCCGCCTTGAGTCTCACTGTCGAACGACTGGTGGCCAGTCCGGAGCTTGCAACTGCAAGCCAGCTTGCGCAGTGGCCCGGAACGAACGCTCGCGAAGCTCAGGATCGGCTTCCTGAGTTGGTACGCAGGCTGTTGTTTGAGACCCCCGGAGCGGGCCAAATCTCCATTCGCACCAGGGACGGCGTCGCCCTTGCCGGTAAGGACGGCGTCGCGACTCTCGAGGGGCAGACCCAACTGCTACCGGCCGGACAAATTTGGTTCGAGTTTGGCACGGACAAGGACTCCAAGCGCAAAGCCACGAAGGACTACGACGGGCGAAAGAGCGAGGCATCACAGGACGTGACCTTCATCTTCGTGACGATCCGTAGATGGCAAGGCAAGGATGGTTGGGCCGCTGAGCGACGAGCCGAGCAACTCTTCAAGGACGTCCTCGTCTTCGATGCCGATGACCTCGAAGCTTGGCTGCAGGTTGCGCCCGCCGCTCACCTGTGGATTTCGGAGAGCCTCGGTCTCCGACCCCGGGACGCGCTTACGCTAGAGACTTGGTGGGGCCGCACCTGCGCTGCGACCGAACCGGCCCTTCCGCTCAAGCTCTTCATCGCCGGGCGGGGTAAAGAAGTACAGCAACTGCGGTCGCTGCTTGGTGAAGAGCCGAGGATCACATCGATCCAGACCGAGTGGGTCGAGGACGCATGGGGGTTTCTGCATGCCGCCCTTACGCCCGACGAATATGCCAGCGAGCCCGCTTCCGTCACAATAGTTCACTCCACGGATGTGTGGGATCGGATGACAGCATTTCCCGGGTCCGGGATTCTTGTGCCCGACTTCGACAACGCCGACGTGACTCGTGCCCTCGCCAGCGGGAGGCATGTCGTGGCTATCGTTGATAGCGGGTCCGCCGCCCGTCGCAGCGTTGACATTCGCCTGCCGCGGGTTGGACGGCATGAGGCGGGCGAGGCCTTTCGAGCAGTCGACGTCGATTGGCGCCAGGCAGATCGGCTCGCGGTACTTGCTCGTCGGAGCATGCCTGCATTGGTGCGCCGCCTTTCGCGCTCACCTCGGGTGCGGCAGCCAGCGTGGTCCCAGCCGCCGCTGGCCGACACGCTCGCTGCACTGATGTTGGCCGGTTGCTGGACTGATCAACCTGAGGACCTGCAGGTCCTCAGCAGGATGGCCGACATCCCTTCAGCCGACCTCCAGCGCGCTTTAGCCGACGCCAGTCGCGGATCTGATCCGGCGATCCGGAACGGGCGGAAAGTCTTTGTGTTCACATCTCTGGAGGAGGCGTTCCTTGAGTTCGGCAACCGCGTCTCCTCAGATCTGGCATCGCGATGGGCAGAAATTGCAACCAACGTACTTCTAGACCCCAATCCCTTTGAGGGCCTCACGTCGCAGGAGCGGATCGCAGCTCAACTGAATGGACAGCGCCAAACCTACTCTGCTTCCCTTCGGCGCGGCATCGCGGACAGTCTCGCCCTTGCAGGAGCGATTGAGGCAGTCCCAGGTGGCACCAATCACGCTTCCTCGGTGGCCGAACGAGTCGTGCGGGACGTGCTGCGTCAAGTAGTTGCTGGTGCCGACGGTCATACCTGGGGAGTTATTGCCGATGTGCTGCCGCTACTTGCCGAGGCAGCTCCGGACACCTTCCTGTCGGCGCTGGAAGACGACCTCGCGACTAGTGAGCCGACTGTCGGCCGCCTGTTTCAGGTCATTGACGATCCTCTGGCAATCGGACCATCGGGACAACAACACCACCTGTTGTGGGCATTGGAACTGCTCTGCTGGTCGCCCGACTATATAATTCGCGCAACACGGATTTTGACTGAGCTTTGCCGTTACGAACTGCCGGAAAACTCGGGCACCACTCCCCTAGCGAGCATGTCAACCGTCCTTTGCGGATGGATTCGCAACACTGGCGCACACCTTAAGATGCGGCTCCAAGCCCTCGACGCCTGCCGCGCAGTGAGCGCGACGACTGGATGGGCTTTGCTCAAAGAACTTTGGCCGGATGGCAACGCTTGGGTCTCGCCGCCAAGTGAACCGCGCTATCAATTATGGAAGCCCACCAGCGAGCGGGTCCCGAGCAGCGAATGGTTCGCGTTCGCGACAAACCTCGTGGACCGAGCACTCCAGTGGGCTAGGGCAGATTGCACTGCGCTGCCATGGCTTGTCGAAGCACTTGCCAAGGTTGGCTCGGACGAAGCGAATCGCATTGTCGACTTCCTCGAGGCGGAAGTCGAACGCGGACATTTAGATAGTGACGCTCGGCTTGCCCTGTTCGAACAGGTCCGTGAAGTTGCCGCGCGGCACGAGCGGTTCCAAACCGCGGACTGGGCGATGCCCGCGGAGCAGCGCAACCGCTTGAGCAGCTTAGCGGAATTGCTTCAGCCTGTTGACGACCTGCGCCGGTTCGCATATCTCTACAATTGGCATCCAGACCTGTCCGAGGTAGACCAGACTGACTACGAAAACTATTCCAAAGAGCTGGAAGCCAGACGGCGCGAAGCTCTTGACGTGCTTTTTGCGAGGCCCGATGGCTGGGAGCAACTCGCCGCAATAGTGGCGCGGGCTAAGGCCCCGACGCAGGTCGGTTGGGTGCTATCGACCTACGATAAGGTCGACGCGCTCCACACCATGCTGGAATGGCTGGCATCGGAAAGCGCGGCGCTCCAGCAAGCCGCCGCAACGTGGATTCGGAGTCGCCTCGCGGTTTATGGGCCTGCGGATCTTAGGCGTGCGCTTGAGCGGAGCGACGTTGCGAGCCAGAGTCTTAGGTTATTCGTCCTCAACGTCCCCACAGCGAGCCTGTTCTGGAAGGTGCTCCACGAGTATCCCGACGCTGAGGCTCTCTTCTGGGCGGAGGCTCCTTTCGAAACCGTTCCCGATGAAGATCTAACCAATGCGATTGAGTTGCTTCTTGAACATGCACGAGCTTGGTCAGCGATTACGGTAACAAGCCACGGAATCTTCAACCCAACAGCAGACCAGAAGGAGCATCTGCCGAGCGCCACGCTGATCCTGTCTGTTTTGCGCGCGGCGATCACCCAGGACCCAGGTAGGGCGGGTATCCCGCAGAAGGCCGGGCACTACGTCGGAACATTGCTGGACTACTTGGCTGCAGCCGGGGTGTCCATCGCCGACCTCGCATCTCTCGAGTTTGGCTACTTCAGGCTACTTCAGCACAACCGCGAGCCACACGCCCTTAATCAGTCGCTCGCTTCGGACCCTGCATTGTTTGTTGATCTTGTTCGCCGCACGTTCCGGGGCACGAACGAGCGTCGCCGTCACAGTGCAGTTTCGGATCCGCTGACTGAGCACGCCTGGTGGGTCCTTCGTGGTTGGCATGGCTTCCCTGGGCGACAGCAGGACGGCACACTCGATGAGGCCGCGATGCAGGAGTGGGTTAGGCAGGCCCGTCTGCAACTATCTGATTCGGACCGAGCGGATGTCGGAGACGAGCTAATCGGTAAAACCTTCTCCTACGCCCCGGTCGACGCGGACGGAATCTGGCCGCCAGTTCCAGTTCGTGATCTCATCGAATCGATCGGGAGTCGGGACCTGGAGAACGGGGTTATCAACGGCCGTTTGAACAGCCGTGGTATGACCACGCGTGGCGCCTATGAGGGCGGCGCTCAAGAGAGAACACTGGCTGAGCAGTACAAGCAGTGGAATTTGGGCGTTCAGGTGCAGTGGCCGCGCACTGCTCGAATCCTGCGTGCGATTGCAGAGTCGTACGAACGGGACGCGGTTAATCAAGACCAAAGAGCTCAACTCGACCAAGATCTGGACTGACCAGAGCCGGCCCCCGGCTGAAAAGGAAGTGTCGCGGTCCCGCTCTGGCTAAAGGGTGGCGACTTTGGCCGCGCCTCTGAGGACGCAGGCGATGCCTTCCGCACCCCGTCCAATGACTTGATGGAGGTGGCGGTCGTGATCCCCGCAGTGGCGTTAATTCTCCGCCAACCGCTAGCTCCGAGCTTTAAGATTGACCCCACGAGACAGGCAAGTGTAGCCTCCGGCTGGAATCATTGCGCCCGATGTGCGAACTGGTAGGATCAATACCCGCTCGAACCGGATTCCATCGCCTAGACGTTGAAGTGGAAGTCAACACGTTCCGTAGCCGAATCGCCTTAGATGGCGACATCCTTCACCCCCTGCCAGGAAGCCATGTCCTGTGCGATCGCAGTACGAACCTCGAGCCTGTCTCGGGGGGTGAACTACAGCTAGCAGAGCTAGTGCTCACCGGATCATCAAGCGCCGGAACGTCATGACCCACAACATCCAGCGGCCGGGTTGGCGGTGATCCCGAAGGCGACGTGTATCAAAGCATTTCGAGGGGTACCGGGTGTGTCGGCGGCGGGAAAGCGCGATCGAGGCGCTCGAGATCGGTGTCGCTGAGGTGAAGGTCGCGGGCGGCGGCGTTCTCGAGCACATGCTCGGCGGTCGAAGCCCTCGGGATCGCGAGCACGCTGCTGGTGCGCATCGTCCACACCAGAGCGACCTGCGCGGGCGTCGCGCCAAGCCCACGCGCGATCTGTGTCAGATTCGGGTGGCCGAGCAGTCGTCCCTGCTCCACGGGCGAATAGGCCATTACGGGCATCTTCGTCGAAGCGGACCATGGCATCAGGTCGAACTCCGGACCGCGACGGGTCAGGTTGTACAGCACCTGATCGGTCTGGCACCCCTCAGGCAAACTCT encodes the following:
- a CDS encoding monooxygenase; translated protein: MPVSPRPLRKLGFLTIGLFDPADPAAGHESTLRIIELGERLGFDSAWLRHRHLQFGISSPIAMMAAASQRTSRIEIGTAVTPLGWENPLRLAEDLATVDLLAGGRINPGLSVGEPMHYDTVKHELYPDSADVEAFGYARAERLARMIAGEPVREFSGRQGVVEEFSDRVEPHSPGLRRRLWYGAGSTRSALWAGANGFNLLSSSVIFPDEGQEPDFARIQQAQIRAYRKAADSPNVHGPARVSQGLVVIPTDSATPAQRKKYQQYVDARLPRTREPQGPRGMLFAPDLIGTSEQIAEQLHAHAGFQEVDEVAFALPFSFDHQDYVQILTDIAESWGPHSGGLPRASSGPSGRSS
- a CDS encoding TetR family transcriptional regulator, whose translation is MARPIAHDETLRRRLLDTAASLIARDGAASVSLRTIAATAGTSTTAVYSLFGGKAELLTAVLNDGFASFAASQQEAAAGGLEALGRAYRTWALEHPILYGLMFAGPLAGQVPCRPTPAATEPSITPLFEAVAAALPEAADHEIASIVGVVWGQVHGLVSLELAGAPAAGWTWDAAYDAAIRQIGRSLGR
- a CDS encoding transcriptional regulator, with translation MTKQVYAGRFTADPEGGPVTVFLIGMRANRWWKFGTVARVGAAMPRMLAHLAATPEAGLLSYEQWIGRTTIIVSYWKSPEHLQRFAADRSAPHLEPWRRFMRESAGTGDVGVWHETYETMPGGRESVYSDMPVFGLATAIGHVPVGVGLNTARQRLKADEVGRRLPE
- a CDS encoding hypothetical protein (possible pseudo due to frameshift), giving the protein MSNLDTDELQSLPEGCQTDQVLYNLTRRGPEFDLMPWSASTKMPVMAYSPVEQGRLLGHPNLTQIARGLGATPAQVALVWTMRTSSVLAIPRASTAEHVLENAAARDLHLSDTDLERLDRAFPPPTHPVPLEML